Proteins from one Dehalococcoidales bacterium genomic window:
- a CDS encoding DUF3786 domain-containing protein, whose protein sequence is MESKRLTLPGQWNYEKAYGQADKIARERLAGIDDIEAQCRRSGTEYRVEGDQKSIIVRYLDRPYRISLPGGEIALVDGAAEVPVRDRILILHYFLRAKGTPLSNNLITLRELPEGSGYFPTFFNRTSQPILNHFGKNPALLIDASRGMGGYPADLGDTAVTIKAFTYVPITIVLWRGDDEFPAQGSVLFDATISDYLSTEDIVVLCETITWKLIRYVREMEKPAS, encoded by the coding sequence ATGGAAAGCAAACGTTTAACGTTACCCGGCCAGTGGAACTACGAAAAAGCCTACGGGCAGGCTGATAAAATCGCCCGTGAGAGGCTGGCCGGGATTGATGATATTGAAGCGCAATGCCGCCGGAGCGGTACCGAGTACCGGGTGGAAGGTGACCAGAAGTCAATCATTGTCCGCTACCTGGACCGGCCCTACCGTATCAGCCTGCCCGGTGGTGAGATTGCTCTGGTGGATGGCGCTGCTGAGGTTCCGGTAAGAGACCGGATTCTTATCCTGCACTATTTTCTCAGAGCCAAAGGTACGCCGCTATCGAATAACCTCATTACCCTGAGAGAGTTACCGGAAGGCAGCGGCTACTTCCCGACATTTTTCAACCGTACCAGTCAGCCGATTTTGAACCACTTCGGTAAAAACCCGGCTCTCCTCATTGACGCCAGTAGAGGAATGGGAGGATACCCCGCAGATCTCGGTGATACGGCGGTAACTATCAAGGCTTTTACTTATGTGCCGATAACCATCGTCCTCTGGCGGGGTGATGATGAGTTCCCTGCCCAGGGCAGCGTGCTATTCGATGCTACCATTTCTGATTACCTCTCCACAGAGGATATTGTGGTGCTCTGTGAGACCATTACCTGGAAACTGATCCGGTACGTCAGGGAGATGGAAAAGCCAGCGTCTTAG
- a CDS encoding molybdenum cofactor guanylyltransferase, giving the protein MKATSIILAGGKNRRFGRSKPLEVLEGKSLVQCVVERLRPLSDQILVVTSAEQCAIPVSHDVEIFTDLYPGKGPLGGIYTGLLASRHTHSIVVACDMPFLNTELLRYMVGLSRGFDAVIPHLEEGMRDPLHAVYSKKCLPFIKKQLENNHLEVYALLDVVRVRYVEREECRRIDPELLSFFNINYPADLDKAIALAAAELSKTS; this is encoded by the coding sequence ATGAAAGCAACATCGATTATCCTGGCCGGCGGCAAGAACCGGCGCTTTGGCAGGAGTAAACCCCTGGAGGTACTGGAAGGTAAAAGCCTGGTGCAATGCGTCGTGGAGCGACTCCGACCGCTGAGTGACCAGATTCTGGTGGTGACATCAGCGGAACAATGCGCCATTCCAGTGAGCCACGATGTTGAAATTTTTACTGACCTCTATCCGGGTAAAGGCCCCCTTGGTGGTATCTATACCGGACTGCTGGCTTCACGTCATACGCACAGTATCGTGGTTGCCTGTGATATGCCTTTCCTGAATACCGAACTGCTGCGCTATATGGTCGGGCTTTCTAGGGGTTTTGATGCCGTTATCCCTCATCTGGAAGAAGGGATGAGAGATCCCCTTCATGCTGTCTATTCTAAAAAATGCTTGCCATTTATCAAGAAACAATTGGAGAATAACCATCTGGAAGTTTACGCTCTTCTTGATGTGGTGCGGGTACGGTATGTCGAACGCGAAGAATGCCGGAGGATAGACCCCGAGCTGCTGTCCTTCTTTAACATAAATTACCCGGCAGACCTGGATAAAGCTATTGCCCTGGCTGCTGCTGAGTTGTCAAAAACAAGCTGA